DNA sequence from the Tachysurus vachellii isolate PV-2020 chromosome 16, HZAU_Pvac_v1, whole genome shotgun sequence genome:
TGGAGCTGATTACAgaaatattcattgtttaacacaaacacacacagcagctttcATCTGGATTTTACATCAGCACAAAGTcactatatttattaaatgtttattatagagTAACTGCAGAGTTATTGCATGTTGAATATATAGCAAGTGTgtcattattacatatttaacatcaattattgtgtatttgttgAATGTTGAAGAACATTTATATGGGATCTGTTCTGATACTGAAATGTTTTCCTCAACACAgcataataatacacaataacatCAATGATGTCATTCTAAACATAAATCATCTAGTTTAAGTTTATTTCTTCATGGAATTAGTAATGAACTAAACTGGTTtagttttaaaaagaagaaaacacactTACTGTTCACAATGAGTTTGGAGCCTCCACCAAAAGTCCACCACAGTGATACATTCTAATGAAACCATCGTACAAAAACCTCCATCACACtctagtgcacacacacacacacacacacacacacacacacacacacacacacacacacactttgcattGGTGGCCCATGCTTCAGTGCTCTGTGAGTGTTTATAGCCCTGTGACTTTAACACTTCATGACTGAGAGCTGCTGCTCAGCAACTTCACCCACAGCAACCATGACTTTGATCAGCGTCTTCATCTGCACACTGGCCCTCTGGACTCAAGGTGAGAGTTTAACATCAACTCACAGCCTCACACACTTCATTTCATACTAATTCTACACCACTTTAGAGCACAGAAACACAATCTATGTTTCTCTTCAGGATCCAGAGGTCAGGTGACTGTGACTCAGACTCCTTCAGTGCAAACTGTTGCTCCAGGAAACACAGTCACCATCAACTGTAAAACCAGTAGCAGAGTAGAATATGGTAACCATCTCGCCTGGTACCTGCAGAAACCTGGAGAAGCTCCTAAACTCCTGATCTACTATGCTACTAGCAGACAGTCAGGGATTCCAGATCGTTTCAGTGGCAGTGGATCTAATACTGACTTCACTCTGACCATCAGTGGAGTCCAGACTGAAGATACAGGAGATTACTACTGTCAGAGTTACCATGAGATCAGCAGTAACCCAGTGTTCACACAGTGTTAGAGCGTCGTACAAAAACCTCGGTCAGTGAGACTGCACAGAGAAACACTGCTGCAGCTGGGAGTGACTGCAGGTGCTGAGGGGGAGGATGTGATAcagcacaatgacacacactgtggaccagagaaaacacaccacactaactcactaatgcacacacacacacacacacacacacacacacacacacacacacacacacacacacacacacacacacacacataccccttTGGACAGACAAACAATTCCTGATTATTCTGATTAACTGTGTATTAATTATCATTAGGATGTATTTATAATAGTTAAACTTTTTGCTgcatataacattttaatatttttaactaTAACAtactattaaattaaataatatagaGCTGATGCTTAAATTTaactaaacatttattttcctattaATAAGCCATGAACACTATACACCTAAAGGTCTTGTATAAAGTGGGACTAATCCCAATTGAcaaatttttttctgtataaataCGAAATATTTTCTGATCAGTGAAACGTGATCCAAGTGTGAAATCTAAAGTCAAGActcaagtcaaaaagcttttattgacatttcaaccatatatagctgctgCAGTAAACattgaaatgagacaacgtttctccgggaccatggtgttacataacacaaagagagggctaagttagtcctagatacataaagtgcatctgtgcaacctggtgcaaacagtgtaacagtgtggagcaaaaaatacaatacatcaaagacaataaacagtaaacagaatcAGCGCCGACCTACTGGCCTatcgtgtggtgtaagtgtccatgatagagggaagagagaccacaatgatcttctcagctgtcctcactatccgctgcaggatCTTTCAATCCGAGATcatacagttcccaaaccagacagtgatgcagctgctcagaatgctctcaatggtccccctgtagaacatggtcaggatggggggagggagatgtgcctttctcagccttcgtaggaagtagagatgctgctgggctttcttggtgatggagctggtgttgagtgaccaggtgaagttctccgctagatgaacaccaagaaatttggtgctcttgatgatctctacggatgatccgtcgatgttcagtggagagtggtcactctgtgctctcctgaagtcaacaaccatctctagtGGCTCCATCTAGTGGCTTTGTGCAGAATTACGTATTATTGGACGACATAAAAATTATGTTATATgccactttttatttttccataattaactttttttatgttattcatGTATATGGGTCTGTATATTATCCCTTAAGACAGCCCGTGTTCTGACAGGCTCCTTATCAGAGAACAtgagtttaaataaacaatgaaagAGTTCAAGCTTGGTGCTTGTGATGCCTTCAGAATGTTAGCTTTTTACTTCTGGTGACTGTATTTAAGCTTCAGAATCTATAAAagttgtgttcatgtgtgaaGACGATCCTGATTAactttatattatgtttttaatGGAAATATTCCTGCTGGAAAGTGCTgtcgattttttttaatcaactaGACCAGTGGTGTCCACTAGAGGTCGCTAACAAGAAGACGCAATAAAGGTAAGATGTCAAGGCACCAGTTAGAAGAGAAAATTGTAGTACAAAATATCAAAAGATAAGGATTTATCTGAACGGTTAGTAAACCCAGATAAGCAGAGGAGCCAATCAAAACAGTCACACACCAAACTGCTCAAACACACGTTTAAAAATGGCAGAAATAATATGCAGAACACTGGTAGCTCctcaatgtacagtatacatacagtaaaagACAGAACAGAATGGTGTGAGATGTCGACACGTCAGTTGTGAAGTTAAAGATGCACATTTTCTGTCCAGGTCGATGAAACTTCCCCTGTGgcagatatttatattttataattgagATTTACTGAACACATTAGAATTTGCTTGTTATTATTTCCATCAGTTTTAGATAAAAATGGAACCTGTTgatggaaagaaaaatatatgtatatgaataaTCGCATGTCGTAGAGCTTTggtgtaattattaaaaactaaacTGACTGCATCGCTAAATTAAATGTCTGCTTTGGGTTTGGTTGAGGggtttagtgtgtttgtgtgtgtgtgtgtgtggggggggtctgCTGAAAAAAGGTTGAATGTTAAAATAGGGTCTGCTGAAAAAAGGTTGGAACCACTGAGCTAAAGGATTGTCTCTGAGCAGAGAGGAAAGAGACAGTGAtagtggggagagagagagagagagagagagagagagagagagagagagaaaaaaacactccatcagagagagtgtcagacagagagaaagagagagacagacaaacattccatcagaaagaggagaaaagagaaagagacaaacactccatcagagagagagaaggggagtgagagagagaaaggcagagagagagacagaaacactccattagagagagaaggagaagagagagagcagaagagaagagagtgaGGTCTTGAAACAGGATCATAAAGTGTATATTAAGACTCTGCTGTTCTAAacccacagcactgctgaactcTAACACACAGCTGTAGAAGAGCGTTGCTTTATAATCCCATGCTCTGGTGTGACCCAGAAGAAAATGGGTTCCTTTTTGAACTTGGTTCCTCTTCAGGTTTCCTCCTGACGTTCATCACATGAGGGACGAGTCCACACGTCTCATGAGCCACTCAACATCTCTGTAAAGCTACCGTGTGACCAAACCATCAATTAATAAGCAAATAGCACCGAGCTaaatttatttcacacaaaCCGAGTGAAAATAAGAACTTCAAAACATTTCAGTGTCCAAAAGAACCACACTAACATTGCTCCATATTTAACtagtataaattaaaatatataaacaggtCAGTAACCAAATCAACTTCATATAGCACTGTTTATGTAGCACTTTAAACTCTTTTAAACTACATCACAAACAATCTAAATAAACACCCCAAATATGAAAATTTAAACACATCATAAATAATTTATAGATTTAGTTTATAAATAgtgatttgaaaagaaaaaaaaacattatactatttacatttaatctgtgtgtgtttgtaatagaCGAAAAATATAGAATTGGAAAATACCTAAACTTCCTAATCAACATGGTGTTgatcataaaaattaaataaaaacaaacacacaacgcCAAAAGATCTGAGAGCAAATCTAGAGCAGGTTTATATGCGAGAAATCTGTGGGAGAGTAAAGAGTTCCCTGGCAACAGGGAACACAATAAATAGTTTATATGGTGTTCAGCAGTATGTTGTTCTGctgatttaatacattttaatttctcaCAGATGACCGGGTTTAATTTCAGCTGACCAGATTGAGCcaagagggatttttttttctctcaccgGTGTGATTACTTGCTTAAACACTGCTCCTTTAATTTGCCTATGAGGCATCATAAGAGGACTATTTATTATTGCACCTCTGTATACTTCAGGTTCAACTTTTAAATAGATCAtttgtaaacaaaataattgttgttttgacgcctctgtgtgtttaatgttaccCAGCATTCACGCTAGCAGGAAACACATCCAGCTTTTAAAGCTCCCTGTTGTTTGATTTACATctgctctgtttctgtttcacacCAGCTACAAATTTAGATCACTTTAGCAAAGCAAGCTAATTATACTAGCTGTGTTTACACTAGAAAGTGTTAGTAGGTACGAGAACGAACAGCCGCTTTGTCTCTTGCTAGTGAGAGCGTAGAACGCTGCAGCATTAAAAAGGTCAGTGAGGTAAATAAACAGCGTGCGTATAAGTTTCTCCCTCAGCTGACGTAAGTAAGGACGACGGACTGAATGGGCTCCCGGCACACGGGGCAAAGCTTGTTGCGCTTTTTAAGCTTCTTGGCACAGGTGTAGCAGGCCATGAGGTGTCCGGTGCGTCCGTGGACGATGCATCCGTTCTTGGGTCTGCTCTGGCAGATGACGCAGGGCTCCAGGCAGGATGTGGGTAGACATGACTCTGTGCTGTTCAAACTGGTGGTGCGCTCCagctcaggggtttcctcctggcTGGAGGAGGTGGATGGTAGCGAGTAACAGACAGACGAACCCTGCGAGTCTGAGCAGGAAGTGTTCTGTGAACGCAAGCTCTTGCCGTCAGGGACGTCAATACCTTCGTCCGGCTCGGGGGTCTGAGTAGGAGATTCGGCGCACGGTGCTTTGGCTTCAAGGTCTGTGTTGTCACAGGTGGTGTCGGTTTGCACGTCATCGCGCGTGTCGTTGCTGGGGTTCTCAGACACACAGCTAATCTCTGGAAGCCATCCTGGACGAACCTTCCAGCAGCTTTTGCAGTGGCGTGGGAGCGGAGGGTTCAGGTCTTCACACTCGGCACATTTCCAGTAGTCCTGAATTAGTGCATAAACACAATCATATTTTATCGCACACAAAATTCACACCCAAACACAATATGCACATGAAACTAGtcaaacattcattttaatttatttatatttacaacagTAAAGTCCCAGTCATTTCTGCTAGATAAAACATTGACAACAAACTATTTATTAATTGCATCTGAAACCTATgtaaatttgcatatttattaaaaagtgtaaaaaaaaataaacaagattcCTTTAGAAACATTAATAAAGCTGACATTATTATAGCAACACAAATCCTCTGTAACAAAGAAAAAGGACTTCTGATCCAATTACTCgatggaaaataataaaataatcaatagcTGCTGCCCTAATCATTACATGATAAtgtgaagtgggcgtggcttaagaCTTGAATCAAATACTATAGGATTAAAGGGGCTACATGTTATAAATGCAGTTTAACaagagaaattaaaaatgatgaataaaaatcacaccTCCTCAGTGATCTCTGTATCTTCATCAAATGAATCCTCGTCCTCTGCAATGATTGTAACTTCATAGACCtgttgataaaaatgtaagaattaATAAAAGCCAAAATCAACTTtctaaatattcaaaataaacaaataactaagTAGAAGCCCAGTTCCTGCTTGCACTTACAACCAACGACCACAAGATGGAGCTGTGTGCTTTGTTATCTGTTCCTGACTCAGACTCGTTCTAGAAGCAGGAGTTTATTTACATAAAGCTAAAAGTGGTGATTATTTTAACACATGCATGAGAAGAGTTAAAACCTCGTCCTCTCCAGGTATGGAGTCTTCGTCGTTCTCGCTGTAGGCATCTGAATCTATAGACTCCACTTCAAACTCCACACTGAAGTTATCGGAGTCTGAATCGTCGCTCTCGTCGCTCCCACCACCGAAAGATCTACTTACATCCTGtggaacagacagacaagtcAGTCAGGAACAGGGTCCAAAATGGAGGaatgctgtaaagtgaatgagTTTTAAATCCACAGTTATTGTGTGCAGGGAAATTAAGAATCCTCGAGGTTGTGAACTAAGGCTGCTCAGTACTGGATAATCGCAGCTATTTAAAAGGTGGGGTCGGAACGAacattgtttgagaaatgcttcagaaaactgagtcgggccgacaaatacaaaacaaacatgtagccaatgagcagaaaggggcgtgtcttgtcaatatgggcggagagagtgttcagtgcgcatgtgtgacattagcagaaagcggttttaacattgacatggaggataaaaccaaagaaagaaagagaagaaagacttacgataaggtaagaagtaggacgtgttaatataggatcagctttccagcgctggagagaactgaaggagcaggaagttggtcacatattcacagattggagtttcctgagtcaataactcctgagctaaacactgttactacacaaataacacctcttttctatcgtagtaatgtagagacgcagctacaaccgtgttttgtgtagtaacagtgtttagctcaggagttattgactcgggaaactccaatctgtgaatatgtgaccaactttacttaagacgccgaggcgcttttttccttctcgataggtgagtaacgttggttttactttgttacacagaactaatatatgtctttgtcctttacatgattatgcttgtgtgtcatttttgcttgtttgtttatctacaatcgtattgttcttcccttcagctatgatagacacatttctttccattagtcgcctgggttacgcatgtatgtgtgggcggagctatcgatacaggggtgggacccatttgggttagtttattttgctgatttcaaaatgtcaacattggctttcaaacatcagagaccccacctttaattccAAAATTGGCCATGacttaaaattaataaacaccaGCCAGTTCTTTCACAAGTGGTTTATTTTGCTgctataaacagaaaaaagtagAACGTGTCATTGTTTAATCAGTTAAAATTGTAACTACATGTCCTGAAGAGTTTTACACCTTACGTACTGATCAGCGTTGTGTATTCTATAAGCTTATGTAGGATGAGGGTGTGATGAACTAACCGAATTGCTGTGTGATACTGAAGACTCGCTGCTCCCGCTCTCTCTGCGCAGGCCTCCGATCACACACCATGACAGGCTGTCGTCAAACGTCAGGGAGATGCTGTCTGATTTGTGCCTCTTCCGTGGTTCGCCGGATTCCTCCTCAGCGGAGACGTTTGCTGAaagacgacaaaaaaaaaaaaatttgatttataAGTTTAATTTCCAGGTTAATGATTAATCTGAGCAGCTTGTACATCTGTTATATCTGTCATATCCAGATAACTGCTTGACTGCAAACGCTTGGAGCATCGATCTATTCCTGAGATGTTTTTTCAACTAGTCTGATGAAACAGACCGTCTTTGTCTGAGGGTCTCACAGTTTTCAAAATGTGGACCGGTCCctgaataagaaagaaaaacagtcaTCTGAGCACATTCTGTACTGCCTCCAGACTTCGGGGATAAAGAGAGCAAGTCATGAGTGCTGCCACATGCTGCCCACACAGTTGTCACACAACAGCAGCAGGCTCATAAGACAACTGAAAACAGGAATGTCCAGAGTCCGGTTTAACAAGTCCGCTCGACTCGCTTGACTTATGTTTCAGTTGTAGACGCTCCTAAACTGCACAGTCAGCATTTTATAGCGTATTTAGGAAACATATCACAACCCCAggcatgtcaaaaaaaaaaaaaaagcacacacacacccatttgTGCATTTGTATCAGGTGTAGATCTTAATCTGGTtttgattttattgattggacAAAGTGCACTTTCTTAACCCTTCAGAGTTCAACTCATGATCAAAGACAGGCAACAAAGGAGTTTTTGGGTGAACGGAGAAAGTATGGAAGTAAACTTCATTCTTTCGCACAGCGGACTCTGATATTAATAAGGTTGAAATGTCATGACTGATGAACATGTCAACTTTATTGCTCTGCTATTACATTAATATTCCTGCTAACTCCTGAGGATATTGACTTTGACTTGATTCACCTTCAGGACACACACAAGTGCCAGTCCTATGACTGTATCTAATCTGTGttagtgctttgtgtgtgtgtgtgtgtgttcaccaggATCGCTGCTCCGTCGTCTCCTGcgctgttgttgctgctgtggTGTGGAAGTAGATGATAGCGGGTTTGTCTCCTAGGgcacataaacatcatttagAGTCTTACTGTTAAGTTCTAACTTTACGTTCACACTCGTCTAGTTCGACTTCTCCCCACTCCAGGAGTAATCAAGTTACGTGCTCAGCTTTCGAATAGCGTtggttttaaattaaattagcaAACTGAGCTAACTATTCTGACAAGAGACAGCAACAATCTCTGCAACTCCCAGCCATTTAACAAGataaatattctatattctatttTCTAAACTGTTAAAAACTCTATACCAGTATATCtggataaaacattaaaacagcaGACCTATAGCAATGTGTATATGCAGTACAGCCTATATATTAAAGAGGAAATCTCTTCTCACTCCAAAAGACTATACTCCTtttagcagacagacagaatgtgttcgttgtatttatttacctcTGGCCCTCGGTCAGATTCGCCTAGAGCTCTACGTTCTCTAAATGTTGACTGAGACTctatgaacaaataaaacagacgGATAAGAAATTAGTAAAACTTTTAGTAAAAACTGGTTTCagtttaaacatataaatatctTTATAAAGAGGTCAGCAAGAAAAGGTAAATGTTTGTACCTGGAATTTTCACTGCTATGAGATTTTTAGAAATCATTGCAAACAAAGCTCTGGAAAGACAAAGAactcaaaaataaaatcctgtacAGCTTAATAATAACATTCTCTCATCCTGTAAAGATTTATTTGAGAATGTTCTGAATGCAAAATGCCACTTTATAGAAATTTAAAGCAGTAAACTAAAAGACACATGGGTTTGATACTCCGTGAAAAGGTTTCGTTTTCAGatagagaagaaagaagaaaaaaaaaataataagagaaaaaaaccaCCACCTGTCACTCTGTCTACCCTGCCCTACATTCCCAGAAGTCACGAGCACTACGGCTGTTTCAGCTGTTCAGCAGCTGCTGATGTTTTTAATGAGATACACACCGTGGTTCTTTGACGGAGAAGCTGGTCACTCCGAGCACAGCACCGAGAGCGTCGTTTCCACAGTGCAcaatgtgctgctgctgcttgtcGTACAACTCTTTGCTCATGATGTACTTGCCCAGGTAGAACATAACCTGAATCACACAGACACGATTTTAATGTTGATAGAGATCCACAGATACGTCATGATTAAAGTGACTACTGTACTGTCAGTGTGCAGGGTATGACACGACAATATCGATAATGTTGTAAATTATGACAGGATGAACATTTCTCAGATATCGCTGCCATTTATTAGAACAGAAAACTTTTTACACCCCGTCTTAATATTTGGTTGTGTGATTGGAATCACCCTCCCTATGAGAACTTATTTATTCTGGTTTACATAAACACCTTAAAATTATTTGTCATGTCTTGTACACTGCACCTTTTACACTGCACATTAATTAatcttaatattatacaaataaaggAAGTTATTTGACAAAGTCCCAGCCTGAGTTCCTGTTTTGAAAAGGGAAAACCATTTCATGACTGCTCTTAAGCACTAAAAGAACCTTTCCAGATGAAGAGTGAAATGAAATGCCAAAATAAATTCACGAAAGGAAGTTAAACATTCTTCGGTCGTCTACATTAAAGTGAGTCATTAATAGATGTTCCTAAAAATGGGCAAGTCATTTTATTTAGACTTGTATAAATCAACccatctacagtatatggtttCCTTCATGTTTCAAACAGGAAAGCAGCAGTGACTAACCTCAGTGACTAACTCATTCTACAAACCCACTATAAGTGACACATACACCATGCATCCGCTAAAAAACTGagccaaccaatcagaatactTCTTATGCAAAAAAGGTATAGT
Encoded proteins:
- the mdm2 gene encoding E3 ubiquitin-protein ligase Mdm2, with the translated sequence MTTENCLSSAQINKIDNEKLVRPKVQLQTLLKDAGADKDVFTMKEVMFYLGKYIMSKELYDKQQQHIVHCGNDALGAVLGVTSFSVKEPRALFAMISKNLIAVKIPESQSTFRERRALGESDRGPEETNPLSSTSTPQQQQQRRRRRSSDPANVSAEEESGEPRKRHKSDSISLTFDDSLSWCVIGGLRRESGSSESSVSHSNSDVSRSFGGGSDESDDSDSDNFSVEFEVESIDSDAYSENDEDSIPGEDEVYEVTIIAEDEDSFDEDTEITEEDYWKCAECEDLNPPLPRHCKSCWKVRPGWLPEISCVSENPSNDTRDDVQTDTTCDNTDLEAKAPCAESPTQTPEPDEGIDVPDGKSLRSQNTSCSDSQGSSVCYSLPSTSSSQEETPELERTTSLNSTESCLPTSCLEPCVICQSRPKNGCIVHGRTGHLMACYTCAKKLKKRNKLCPVCREPIQSVVLTYVS